ACATGAAACGCATGTCTTTTACAATAACAGCAATTTGAtatgtacaaattttcttatgTGTACTCACATGCATCGAGGAGGTTTCACTAAATTGACCCATGATTCACCAACTCTCAAAATGAGCGGTCTGTTTTTTGTGAATTAATATAGGTTTAGTAGATTTTCGTCACTTGTTCTACAAGATTAACTTATGAAGACATTCCATATAGAAACAATATGTGATGTCAAGTTTGTTGAATCAGGATTTCTGTAATTAAAACACTATGTTGGCGTACAGTAATTCACTGCTTGAGATGTTTCTTGGCTTCTATAGattttgccaaatttcgtTGCAGTCCTAAGATAAGCAGGAATTAAAAATGGTATTTACTTGTATATATTTCATTTGTAGAGGGTTGTTAGGCTAATTAATCAATAATTCGAAACATTTGTGTGATATATAAGagggatttaaaaaatacggtACATtacatttagttttaaaatgaaaatgttaagGTAGTCATTAGATAAACCAGGTTTCTTAGATAGAAAGCTTTTGTGGAAAGCAATCCAATGATGATTGAATCTTTCAGTATATGCAACGTTTCTTTTCAGGCCAGGGAAGGTATGAAACTCACGTCGATCCGGCTTTTATCTTTGAAAATAAGCACTGTAGCACAGGTAAGTTATGCGGAATTTGtggatcaataaaaaatagtttctaGTGTTTGTCATTCTATCCTATTCACAATCTATTTCCTCGAATCCTTTAAGTTTTCTTCATAAATAACGGTTTACACAGGATATTTTAGAATTACATGATACTATTTCACGTAGCGACGAAATAGTGCCAAAAGTAATATAAGCGTGTGTCCGATCTCGATCAGTAGCGGAGTTAtagagcattaaaaaaaaaggtttttattttattgttgatcTACTGCAATtaaagcttttaaattttatcttggttggtaaaatcttttaaaaaaatttgcccaTACGCCACTGATGAATTATATTTGATGTTTAAGTTCTTCAAACTAATGCCGAAATTTTATCTCTCTTGATTTTTGGTCGAATTCTAGTCcgtttacttaaaaataaattaatttataactgCAATAAAATCTACGGCCTCGaggttttcgaatttttccattttggaatttcgtgattatttgtttctttttacgcatttttttttttttactggaTGGATTTCACAGTGTGTCTCGCAATCCCATAATGCTAATTTTTACGCTATATTTAAACACACCTaactcaaaaacacaaaaatatatttgcatGTGACACGAGTTGAATTCAAGCGGCAAGTatgaaaaacaaaacgttatacaagtgaaacaaaaaggacttatacagggtgattcatgcCCTGCATATTGTTCCCTAGTTTAGTACGGGtttcttttatataaaaccaaattgaaatttttggtgAGTTCTTTAAAACATCCTACACAGAAtgcaaaaatgtgatttttgcGGTTTTTGATTGCTTCATTCGTTTTTTATATACAGATTATGTTAGCAGTTTGTGATCTTAACAAATGTACTAAAAGGGATCTTTAGTTCGATATCTTTGTGACATATTGATGAATCTTTACCTTAGGTTTTTCGCTGAACAGGGTTGAGAAAAAGGTCAAGATGAGCTTAGACAATACTTCGGAAAGTTtggaatgtaaaattttttaaattacagcATTTATTGACACGCGATATAATTATAAAACAGGCCTTGTTGCCAAATATAAGCTTTTTTCTTCAGACAATAGCAACTTCGTACTTAAGTTAAATCCCGTTAGAAAATCGTATTATTTTCTATAAGACATGTCATTCTGCTGTATATGCTAATCTCTGCGGTAATCGCGTCTAAAATTTTCGATCGATTCACATCGTCTCGATCGTTATCTCATTAACGAATTGGGAAAGTATAATTAGCCTCAGAGCTAATTTTGGATCTATACCATCAGGTCCTCTTTGAGTACTTTCAGAAATCGGAGAATGAtcgtaaatttaataatcatcCTATTTGACGTGCCTCCCACAAATAGACCGGGACGGGACAAACTGCATTGTTCTCCGTTGACGAGGCATAGATTTTAATAGTATAAAAATTACGATGTTTCTGCGGCCAACATCTCAAGAATAATCGAAGATGTGCGCAACTCCTGcctcagaaaaatattaaacattttctgcTACATACAAGAACTTAATAATATGCTGGGCATCTCATTTTCTGATCTTCTGAAGTTGCTCCATTTATTTTAGGAGCGATAGACGTTAAGCCAGATGCTGGGAAAATGAATTCATCTGATGATGAACCGCTCAACGATGTGGCCGAAAAATGTTTCGACTTATGTTTTCAAGCCACACAGATTACAGAGGATAATTTACCAAATTCCCATGCCAGCGAAGTTCTCGTTCAGAAATTCGGCCATCAGAACTTTCGACCATTACAGTGGAAAATTATCAGTTCAGTCCTCTTTGATAAACGCGATACTTGTGCAGTCATGACGACCGGGTATGGAAAGTCTTTGTGCTTCCAATTCCCGGCGGTTTATGCCGGCGGCGTGACGCTGGTGATTTCTCCATTGATATCTCTCATGGAGGACCAAGTCTtagctttaaaaatgtgcaacATTCCGGCATGTTTATTGGGCACTGCCCAGGAACACACCAGCCAAATCCGAAAGGAAATCCTGAAGAATGAATTCCGTTTGATATACGTAACGCCGGAACTTTGCAGTAGTGATTACGGCACTGAGTTGTTAATCGACATGAGTTCTTCACTGAATATGGTGCTGATAGCTGTGGATGAGGCGCATTGCGTAAGCAGTTGGGGCCACGATTTTCGGCCCGCATACAGAACCCTCGGCCTTCTGAAAAAGTACTTTCCCAGCACTCCGATGCTGGCAATGACGGCGACTGCAACTGGGAAAGTTCGTAAGGATATAGTTAGTGTTTTGAAGCTCACAGATCCCCTGTGTGTTTGCTCGGGCTTCGATCGACCAAACTTGTTTTTTTCGGTCGACGTAAAAGGCCCAAACATTATGAATGATCTGAAACCGTTCATGATCCACGAGCAAGGCCGCTGGGAGTTCAACGGTCCGACCATTATTTACTGCATAAGGCGAAAAGACACAGAAAATATAAGTAAAACTTTAGAGTGCGAGGGTATTTCGGCATTACCGTATCATGCAGGGCTTCCGTTGGAGCTCCGGAAGAAAACTCACGAGAAGTTCGCCAGGGATATTACCCCCGTGATAGTCGCCACTATTGCATTCGGCATGGGGATCGACAAACCAGATATCAGAAATATAATCCATTATGGTACTTCTGGCTCTCTGGAGGCGTATTACCAAGAAGTGGGGCGCGCCGGCAGGGACGGATTGCCCTCCAAGTGCGCCACATTCTACTGTAATGACGATTTCAAAATTCACCGATTCCTGATAGAGAAAAGTGAGGGTTACGCAGCTGCAAGACGCGGAAACCTGCTCAATCTTATGCGTGAATATGTGTATACCGTGCGTTGTAGACGGGAATACATCTTGTCTTATTTCGAAGGGAATCCTAGTCTAAAGttacaaaaacgaaaaaactgTTGCGATAACTGTGCCAAGCAAACTGGACAGAAGTTTTCGATGTACGAGGGACTCGATGAGAGCGGGAATTACGATTTCACCAATGatgctttgaaatatttgtccGCAGTGAAAGCAATGAACGGACAATATGGACATGGAACCTACATCCTGTTTTTAAGAGGTTCGATGAGCGCAAGGGTGGCTCCGCGCTTCAGAAGTCACCCCTGCTTCGGGTCTGGCAGGGACAAGCCCGACGAATGGTGGAAGGCCATAGGCCAGTTTTTAGACATGAAGAATTTccttcggcaaattaagaaACAAAACCAAACCTTTGGTTATTTCATTGTCCAGATTAGCCAAGAAGGCTCCGATTTCCTGACTCAAGGAACTAGGAAGTTAATCGCCCAACCCACGGCGGAGATAGCTGACCAACTCAAGAAGAAGCACCAACCTTCTGGATGGCTATCTTTTAATAAACCCTTTTCTTGTGGCGTTCCCAGCGCTGCTTGTACTAGTAGGAAAGTCCTGGAATTGTCCCAGACCGAGAGCGAAAGGACAGAGGCGGCAACAGAGACTGAGGAAGAGAAAGACGAGCGAAAGAAGTTTTATAGATTGTTAAGAAACTGCAGGAGCCAAATAGCCGACGCCAATAATTGCATGCCCTACATGGTGGTATCGGACTTCGTCCTCATGGAAATGGCCAAGCATACCCCGACCAGCATAGAATTGTTAAAGCTTTTGCGTATAGAAGGCCTGAGCGAGACCAAAATTGACAAGTTCGGGCAACAactaataaacataataaagaATAACATCAATTCCGTTAACGTCAGAAAGCCCTCTATTCAAGAGGTGATTAGCAGACACCcaattttaacagaaaaagtCTCCGACTCTGCTTACACCACTTACGACTGTTTCAAAGCTCACAGATCGTCCACAGCTGTTGCGGCTCTCAGAAAGCTGGCGGATTCAACCATTAGGACTCACCTAGAGGTGCTGATGAAGGCGGGACACCCGATCACCCTAAAAGATCTTGGTGTAACGCCCATGATCAGAATGACCATTATGCAAGCAATCCGCAAC
This portion of the Euwallacea fornicatus isolate EFF26 chromosome 4, ASM4011564v1, whole genome shotgun sequence genome encodes:
- the LOC136350852 gene encoding ATP-dependent DNA helicase RecQ-like yields the protein MNSSDDEPLNDVAEKCFDLCFQATQITEDNLPNSHASEVLVQKFGHQNFRPLQWKIISSVLFDKRDTCAVMTTGYGKSLCFQFPAVYAGGVTLVISPLISLMEDQVLALKMCNIPACLLGTAQEHTSQIRKEILKNEFRLIYVTPELCSSDYGTELLIDMSSSLNMVLIAVDEAHCVSSWGHDFRPAYRTLGLLKKYFPSTPMLAMTATATGKVRKDIVSVLKLTDPLCVCSGFDRPNLFFSVDVKGPNIMNDLKPFMIHEQGRWEFNGPTIIYCIRRKDTENISKTLECEGISALPYHAGLPLELRKKTHEKFARDITPVIVATIAFGMGIDKPDIRNIIHYGTSGSLEAYYQEVGRAGRDGLPSKCATFYCNDDFKIHRFLIEKSEGYAAARRGNLLNLMREYVYTVRCRREYILSYFEGNPSLKLQKRKNCCDNCAKQTGQKFSMYEGLDESGNYDFTNDALKYLSAVKAMNGQYGHGTYILFLRGSMSARVAPRFRSHPCFGSGRDKPDEWWKAIGQFLDMKNFLRQIKKQNQTFGYFIVQISQEGSDFLTQGTRKLIAQPTAEIADQLKKKHQPSGWLSFNKPFSCGVPSAACTSRKVLELSQTESERTEAATETEEEKDERKKFYRLLRNCRSQIADANNCMPYMVVSDFVLMEMAKHTPTSIELLKLLRIEGLSETKIDKFGQQLINIIKNNINSVNVRKPSIQEVISRHPILTEKVSDSAYTTYDCFKAHRSSTAVAALRKLADSTIRTHLEVLMKAGHPITLKDLGVTPMIRMTIMQAIRNVGDNIFLLSPIKAACPDFITFDQIKSVCIYLQIRSHLEDLEVPYEEFEDFSYSEFKNIQRQTKGSESSPDNALEDGDDAMLLALCNEMESRVEDDVRQQILDDLDSSDTRAPPNEEIDDLELSAIFDQLEEQDANLQKKTVKDLDSDSDRTIESDFGPQSVSPAKKRKPSDYDILHSPPRLPVHNEEIAFAPKHQTLKSETFPGNERKPTAVKTKLPKWLTKKK